A single window of Vigna unguiculata cultivar IT97K-499-35 chromosome 1, ASM411807v1, whole genome shotgun sequence DNA harbors:
- the LOC114162387 gene encoding glycerol-3-phosphate dehydrogenase [NAD(+)]-like, protein MYKVTVIGSGNWGSVAAKLIACNTITLHSFHDEVRMWVFEETLPSGEKLTDVINKTNENVKYLPGIKLGKNVVADPDLENAVKDANMLVFVTPHQFVEGICKRLAGKIRADAEGISLIKGMEVKKEGPSMISNLVTKQLGINCSVLMGANIANEIAMEKFSEATVGYNQNKSAADRWVQLFCTPYFDVTAVQDVEGVELCGTLKNVVAIAAGFVDGLEMGNNTKAAIMRIGLKEMMAFSKMCFPSVKDSTFMESCGVADLITTCMGGRNRKVADAYARNGGKRSFDELEAEMLQGQKLQGVLTAKEVHEVLSNRGWLHIFPLFSAVHLISIGRLPPSAIVKISEEKPRYVQLLSSL, encoded by the exons ATGAAGTGAGAATGTGGGTATTCGAAGAAACACTACCGAGCGGGGAGAAGCTCACAGATGTTATCAACAAAACCAAT GAGAATGTTAAGTATCTCCCTGGGATTAAGCTCGGTAAAAATGTTGTTGCAGATCCAGACCTTGAAAATGCAG TTAAGGATGCCAACATGCTGGTGTTTGTAACCCCACATCAATTCGTGGAAGGAATATGCAAGAGGCTTGCAGGGAAAATAAGGGCAGATGCAGAGGGAATTTCTCTTATCAAAGGGATGGAGGTCAAGAAAGAAGGGCCAAGCATGATCTCAAATCTCGTTACCAAACAACTAGGAATCAATTGTTCAGTGTTAATGGGGGCCAACATAGCAAATGAG ATAGCAATGGAGAAATTTAGTGAAGCAACAGTTGGATATAATCAAAACAAATCAGCAGCAGATAGATGGGTTCAGTTGTTTTGCACTCCTTATTTCGATGTGACAGCT GTCCAGGATGTTGAAGGCGTCGAACTCTGTGGAACTCTGAAAAATGTTGTGGCCATAGCTGCAG GTTTTGTTGATGGCTTGGAGATGGGGAATAACACAAAA gCTGCAATAATGAGAATTGGCCTGAAAGAGATGATGGCATTTTCAAAGATGTGCTTTCCATCTGTTAAGGATAGTACCTTTATGGAGAGCTGTGGTGTAGCTGATCTTATCACAACATGCA TGGGAGGGAGAAATAGGAAAGTTGCCGATGCTTATGCCAGAAATGGAGGGAAGAG GTCTTTTGATGAACTCGAAGCAGAGATGCTTCAAGGCCAGAAATTGCAG GGTGTCTTAACTGCAAAAGAGGTGCATGAGGTTCTAAGTAATCGCGGATGGCTACACATTTTTCCTCTCTTCTCAGCAGTACATTTAATCAGCATAGGTCGTCTTCCACCATCTGCCATAGTTAAAATCAGTGAAGAAAAACCCAG GTATGTACAATTACTAAGCTCGCTTTAG